Proteins encoded in a region of the Streptomyces sp. NBC_00513 genome:
- a CDS encoding zf-TFIIB domain-containing protein gives MQCPKCHAMMHTYNRNGVQIEQCSGCRGIFLDYGELEALTRLESQYTSQQYGQVPPPAAPPAPYPAQHGAPAQAPAWGAPQQHGGYGHGHGHGKNHRGGFGRMLFSS, from the coding sequence ATGCAGTGTCCGAAGTGTCACGCGATGATGCACACCTACAACCGCAACGGCGTCCAGATCGAGCAGTGCAGCGGCTGCCGCGGCATCTTCCTCGACTACGGCGAGTTGGAGGCGCTGACCCGCCTGGAGTCCCAGTACACCTCCCAGCAGTACGGCCAGGTCCCGCCGCCCGCCGCGCCGCCCGCCCCCTACCCGGCCCAGCACGGAGCCCCCGCACAGGCGCCGGCCTGGGGCGCCCCGCAGCAGCACGGCGGCTACGGCCACGGCCATGGTCACGGCAAGAACCACCGCGGCGGCTTCGGCCGGATGCTGTTCTCCTCCTGA
- a CDS encoding serine/threonine-protein kinase, producing MAMMRLRREDPRVVGSFRLHRRLGAGGMGVVYLGSDRRGQRVALKVIRPDLAEDQEFRSRFAREVSAARRIRGGCTARLVAADLEAERPWFATQYVPGPSLHDKVAEEGPLTAAQIAAIGAALSEGLVAVHEAGVVHRDLKPSNILLSPKGPRIIDFGIAWATGASTLTHVGTAVGSPGFLAPEQVRGAAVTPATDVFSLGATLAYAATADSPFGHGSSEVMLYRVVHEEPHLQGVPDALAPLVRACLAKDPEERPSTLQLSMRLKEIAAREAQGLGEARPPAQRRTERSPAEEYVDQRTERTGGNTIPRATGPHSGPHSRPSSPRNPGSTAGRTGGRPAPRTTGTGRRPSRPDPKLMRQRLIVFIVVTLVVALGIAAAQKL from the coding sequence ATGGCGATGATGCGGCTCCGGCGCGAGGACCCGCGTGTCGTCGGTTCGTTCAGGCTGCACCGGCGGCTCGGCGCCGGCGGCATGGGCGTGGTCTACCTGGGCTCCGACCGGCGCGGACAGCGTGTCGCGCTCAAGGTCATCCGGCCGGATCTGGCCGAGGACCAGGAGTTCCGCTCCCGTTTCGCCCGCGAGGTGTCCGCCGCGCGGCGGATCCGGGGCGGGTGCACGGCGCGGCTGGTCGCCGCCGACCTGGAGGCCGAGCGGCCCTGGTTCGCGACCCAGTACGTTCCGGGTCCCTCCCTGCACGACAAGGTGGCCGAGGAGGGTCCGCTCACGGCCGCGCAGATCGCCGCCATCGGCGCCGCGCTGTCGGAGGGCCTGGTCGCCGTGCACGAGGCCGGCGTCGTCCACCGCGACCTCAAGCCCTCGAACATTCTTCTGTCCCCCAAGGGGCCGCGGATCATCGACTTCGGGATCGCGTGGGCCACCGGGGCGAGCACCCTCACCCATGTGGGCACCGCCGTCGGCTCCCCCGGCTTCCTCGCGCCCGAGCAGGTGCGCGGGGCGGCCGTCACCCCCGCGACCGACGTGTTCTCCCTGGGCGCCACCCTCGCCTACGCGGCGACCGCCGACTCGCCCTTCGGGCACGGCAGTTCCGAGGTCATGTTGTACCGGGTGGTGCACGAGGAGCCCCACCTCCAGGGTGTTCCGGACGCGCTCGCGCCGCTCGTGCGGGCCTGCCTCGCCAAGGATCCCGAGGAGCGGCCGAGCACCCTCCAGCTGTCGATGCGGCTGAAGGAGATCGCGGCGCGCGAGGCGCAGGGGCTGGGCGAGGCCCGGCCGCCCGCGCAGCGCCGTACGGAGCGCTCGCCCGCCGAGGAGTACGTGGACCAGCGGACCGAGCGTACGGGCGGCAACACGATCCCCCGGGCGACGGGGCCGCACAGCGGGCCGCACTCGCGGCCCTCGTCCCCCCGCAACCCGGGCTCCACGGCGGGCCGTACGGGCGGGCGGCCGGCGCCGCGGACGACGGGGACGGGTCGGCGGCCGTCGCGGCCGGACCCGAAGCTGATGCGGCAGCGGCTGATCGTGTTCATCGTGGTGACGCTGGTCGTGGCGCTGGGGATCGCGGCCGCGCAGAAGCTGTAG
- the cobA gene encoding uroporphyrinogen-III C-methyltransferase — protein MAHPAYPVGLRLAGRRVVVIGGGQVAQRRLPALIAAGADVLLVSPSATPSVDAMAETGEIRWERRRYQDGDLAGAWYALIATQNREDNERASAEAERERVWCVRADDASAATAWTPATGRVEGVTVAVLTGNDPRRSASVRDAIVEGLREGTLAAPGHRHRSAPGVALVGGGPGDPDLITVRGRRLLAEADVVIADRLGPRDLLDELPPHVEVIDAAKIPYGRFMAQEAINNALVEHAKAGKAVVRLKGGDPYVFGRGMEELQALAEAGIPCTVVPGISSSISVPGAAGIPVTHRGVAHEFTVVSGHVGPDDPRSLVDWASLAKLTGTLVILMGVDKIGLIAEALIRHGRPGDTPVAVVQEGTTAAQRRVDATLATVGETVRAEEIRPPAVIVIGAVVAVHTPSA, from the coding sequence ATGGCACATCCCGCCTACCCCGTAGGACTCCGCCTGGCCGGCCGCCGCGTCGTCGTCATCGGCGGTGGCCAAGTCGCCCAGCGACGCCTCCCCGCACTCATCGCCGCCGGGGCCGACGTCCTGCTCGTCTCCCCGTCCGCCACGCCCTCCGTGGACGCCATGGCGGAGACCGGTGAGATCCGCTGGGAGCGCCGCCGCTACCAGGACGGCGACCTCGCCGGCGCCTGGTACGCCCTGATCGCCACCCAGAACCGCGAGGACAACGAGCGGGCCTCCGCCGAGGCCGAGCGGGAGCGCGTCTGGTGCGTGCGCGCCGACGACGCCTCCGCGGCCACCGCCTGGACCCCGGCCACCGGCCGTGTCGAGGGCGTCACCGTCGCCGTGCTGACCGGCAACGACCCCCGCCGGTCCGCCTCCGTCCGCGACGCGATCGTGGAGGGCCTGCGCGAGGGCACCCTCGCCGCTCCCGGCCACCGACACCGGTCCGCCCCCGGCGTGGCCCTCGTCGGCGGCGGTCCCGGCGACCCCGACCTGATCACCGTGCGCGGTCGCCGGCTGCTCGCCGAGGCCGACGTGGTCATCGCGGACCGGCTCGGCCCCCGCGACCTGCTCGACGAACTGCCGCCGCACGTCGAGGTCATCGACGCCGCGAAGATCCCGTACGGCCGCTTCATGGCCCAGGAGGCCATCAACAACGCCCTCGTCGAGCACGCCAAGGCCGGCAAGGCCGTGGTCCGGCTCAAGGGCGGGGACCCGTACGTCTTCGGCCGCGGCATGGAGGAACTCCAGGCCCTCGCGGAGGCCGGCATCCCCTGCACCGTCGTGCCGGGCATCTCCAGCTCCATCTCCGTCCCCGGCGCGGCCGGCATCCCGGTCACCCACCGCGGCGTGGCACACGAGTTCACCGTCGTCAGCGGCCATGTCGGCCCCGACGACCCGCGCTCGCTCGTGGACTGGGCCTCCCTCGCCAAGCTCACCGGCACCCTGGTGATCCTCATGGGCGTCGACAAGATCGGCCTGATCGCCGAGGCCCTGATCCGCCACGGCCGCCCCGGCGACACCCCCGTCGCGGTCGTCCAGGAGGGCACCACCGCCGCCCAACGCCGGGTCGACGCCACCCTCGCCACGGTCGGGGAGACGGTGCGCGCCGAGGAGATCCGCCCGCCCGCGGTCATCGTGATCGGCGCGGTCGTCGCGGTTCACACCCCCAGCGCCTGA
- a CDS encoding phosphotransferase, whose amino-acid sequence MVSLNDRPAGLPAALAAYAATVWPDTPPHPYVLLADRDDGTVVRCGAAVVKAHAEDTDRGGLAVRMRIAGERALAEVLLPPLSVEAGHVLRRPVSLWPYGAPVDPARPEDAPWEEVARLLAALHRVPVHTLPGPVPPMRGPAKVARALRRLAEALPDAAPRVPRGVPGPADARVVWKAARTLPGWARGAGEPPRGGALCHGDLHLGQLVRCPAPDGAWRLIDVDDLGVGVPAWDLARPAAWYAAGLLAPEDWLCFLDAYRAAGGPAAGPPGTDPWPELDVVARALTVQTAALALAKAAAGNRDLDEGERLMLDACARISALPPELEPQPPS is encoded by the coding sequence ATGGTTTCGCTGAACGACCGGCCGGCGGGCCTGCCCGCGGCCCTCGCCGCGTACGCGGCGACCGTGTGGCCCGACACCCCGCCCCACCCGTACGTCCTCCTCGCCGACCGGGACGACGGCACCGTCGTGCGCTGCGGCGCCGCCGTGGTCAAGGCGCACGCCGAGGACACCGACCGGGGTGGTCTCGCCGTCCGGATGCGGATCGCGGGGGAGCGGGCATTGGCCGAGGTGTTGCTGCCGCCGCTGTCCGTGGAGGCCGGGCACGTCCTACGACGCCCCGTCTCGCTGTGGCCGTACGGAGCCCCGGTGGATCCCGCGCGCCCCGAGGACGCCCCGTGGGAGGAGGTGGCCCGACTGCTGGCGGCCCTCCACCGCGTCCCCGTGCACACGCTCCCCGGACCGGTTCCCCCGATGCGCGGCCCGGCCAAGGTCGCCCGCGCCCTGCGCCGCCTCGCCGAGGCCCTGCCCGACGCCGCGCCGCGGGTTCCCCGGGGCGTTCCGGGTCCCGCCGACGCCCGGGTCGTGTGGAAGGCCGCGCGGACCCTGCCCGGGTGGGCGCGCGGGGCGGGGGAGCCGCCCCGCGGCGGGGCCCTGTGCCACGGGGACCTGCACCTCGGGCAACTGGTGCGCTGCCCGGCCCCGGACGGCGCCTGGCGGCTCATCGACGTCGACGACCTCGGGGTCGGCGTCCCCGCCTGGGACCTGGCCCGCCCCGCGGCCTGGTACGCCGCCGGCCTGCTCGCCCCGGAGGACTGGCTGTGTTTCCTCGACGCCTACCGGGCCGCCGGGGGGCCCGCCGCCGGGCCCCCCGGCACCGACCCCTGGCCGGAACTCGACGTCGTCGCCCGGGCCCTGACCGTACAGACCGCCGCCCTCGCACTGGCCAAGGCGGCGGCCGGGAACCGGGACCTCGACGAGGGGGAGCGGCTGATGCTGGACGCCTGTGCCCGAATTTCCGCCCTCCCGCCCGAGTTGGAGCCGCAGCCTCCGTCGTAG
- a CDS encoding RNA methyltransferase, with protein sequence MADLITVEDPDDPRLRDYTGLTDVELRRRREPAEGLFIAEGEKVIRRAKDAGYEMRSMLLSAKWVDVMRDVIDELPAPVYAVTPELAERVTGYHVHRGALASMQRKPLPTAEELLAQESTGQRIGVFEGFVDHANLGAAFRSAAALGISAILLSPDCADPLYRRAIKVSMGSVFSVPYARLDQWPADLEKVREAGYRILAMTPSEKATPLDQVPPERFARSAIMLGSEGHGLSTYALRAADEWVRIPMAEGIDSLNVAAASAVAFYATRPPVSPQA encoded by the coding sequence GTGGCAGATCTCATCACCGTCGAAGACCCCGACGACCCCCGCCTGCGCGATTACACGGGCCTGACCGACGTCGAACTGAGACGTCGACGAGAACCCGCCGAAGGCCTCTTCATCGCCGAGGGCGAGAAGGTCATCAGACGGGCCAAGGACGCCGGTTACGAGATGCGTTCGATGCTGTTGTCCGCCAAGTGGGTCGACGTCATGCGCGACGTCATCGACGAACTCCCGGCCCCCGTCTACGCGGTCACCCCCGAGCTCGCCGAACGCGTCACCGGCTACCACGTGCACCGCGGCGCCCTGGCCTCGATGCAGCGCAAGCCGCTGCCGACCGCCGAGGAACTGCTCGCGCAGGAGTCGACGGGGCAGCGGATCGGCGTGTTCGAGGGATTCGTCGACCACGCCAACCTGGGCGCCGCCTTCCGCAGCGCCGCCGCCCTCGGCATCAGCGCCATACTGCTCTCCCCGGACTGCGCGGACCCGCTGTACCGGCGTGCCATCAAGGTCTCGATGGGCTCGGTCTTCTCGGTGCCGTACGCGCGCCTGGACCAGTGGCCCGCCGACCTGGAGAAGGTCCGCGAAGCGGGCTACCGGATCCTCGCCATGACGCCGAGCGAGAAGGCCACCCCGTTGGACCAGGTGCCGCCGGAGCGGTTCGCCCGCTCCGCGATCATGCTCGGTTCGGAGGGGCACGGCCTGTCGACGTACGCCCTGCGGGCCGCCGACGAGTGGGTGCGCATCCCCATGGCCGAGGGCATCGACTCGCTCAACGTGGCGGCGGCCTCCGCCGTCGCCTTCTACGCGACCCGCCCGCCCGTGTCCCCGCAGGCGTAG